GAAGCCGCCTCCACGCTGTCGCAGAGCATCAGGATGATCTGCTCCTTGGTGACGGGCTTGATGCCAGGGTAGCGGAACTCCCCGATCATCGCGGGATCGCCGCCGGCCTGCAGGTACTGGTTGTAGAAGTAGCTGGTGACCGTGGTGCCGTGGTGGCTGCGGATGAAGTCGATGATGGCTTCGGGCAGGCGGTGCTTATGCGCCCGCTCCACGCCCTCGGGGACGTGGCGGATGATCTCCCGGGCGCTCAGCTCCGGGCTCATCCCTTCGTGATATCCATGCTCGCCTCCGCGGGAGACGAGAGATTCGTTCTCAATGAAACAGAGCGGGTTGTAGAGCTTGCCGATGTCGTGGTAGAGCGCGCCCGCGCGCACCAGGTCGGCGTTGGCGTCCACGGCCCGCGCCACGGTGTCCGCCATGTTCATCACCTGCAGCGAATGCTGGAAGGTGCCCGGCGCTTTCTGCTCCAGCTCGCGGATCACCGGGTTGGAGACGTCGCAGAGCTCGATGAGCCGGGAATTGGACACCAGGTTGAAAATGCGCTCGAACAGATAGATGAGCGGATAGCCCGCCACCGTGAGCATGGAGCCGATGAACAGGCTCAGGAGCGCCGTCCAGACGTTGCCCGCGACCAGTTCGGCGGCGCGGAAGCCCAGATAGCACAGCGCGAGCACCCCGAAGGTGATCAGCGCCGTGAGGAACTGCTTCCAGCCGCGGTTGAAGTAGCGGAAGGCCAGGATGCCGACCATGCCCGCCACGAAGAACATCACGAAGAGCACGGCGCCGTCGTGGCTGAAAATCAGCAGCGGCAGCAGGGACACCACGTAGACGGGCACCACGACACGGTTCTTCATGAAGGCCTGCAGGAGCAGGGCCACCAGCGTGAAGGGCACGAAATAGAGCGACTTCTCGTTGACGCGGACCAGGATCAGCGCGGCGAGGGCGCCCAGCAGGAAGACCACCACCAGATACGGGAAGCGGGAGTCTTCGAAGATCTTCGGGTTGTTGAAATAGATGGACAGATACAGCAGCACCACGATCGCCAGGGCGATCAGGATGTTGCCCAGGACCAGCAGGAAGTCCGGTCCGGAAGAGCCCATGTTGGCCTCGAACTCGCGCTTGTAGGAATCGAGCATCTGGGCGATCTCCGCCGTCACGATCTCCTCCTCCTGGACGATCAGCTGCCCGGCGGTCACGTAGCCCGACGTGGGCGAGATGCTGGTCGCGGATTCGGCGTGGACCAGGGCCGTGGTCTGCTCGTCGAAGAGCAGGTTCGGCACCAGCAGGTCATAGACGCCGTTGGCGCGCAGCAGCGAATCCACGTTGCGGGAGGACACGTCGGAGAGGTCGGCGAGCAGGCGCGAACGCGCCTCGGTCAGCCGGTAGACCTCCGACACGGGCGACTTGACGGCCCGCTTGTCGCGCTGGATGTAGAGGACCTCCGGTCCGGAGGAATGGCGCCGGCCGTTCTCGTCCGGCAGGATCCCCTTCTGGTAGATGGCGCGGAGCGAAGAGACGACCGCACTGTGCAGGCCGCCCAGGTCCAGCCTGTCGGCGGCGCGCAAGTTGCGCGTGACGACTTCGTCGGAATACTTGTAATAAGGGATCGCCTCGGTGGAGGCGGCGCCCCGTTCGGCCATCAGCTGCTCCTCGGTCTTGTAGATCGGGAAATCGAACTGGGCATACAGCGTCTCGTACTTCCAGGTGCGCCCCTTGCGGTAGTCATAGGCGAACTTGGCGCTCCTCGGCATCAGCATGGCCAACAGGACGAATGCGATACCGAGCGGGACGAGTATGCGGGCGAGCGGGTACTTTGTCATCGGGCGGCTATTTGAAAGGGCTGCCCGCCTCGCGGGCGATGTAGCTGTAGGTCAGGCGGTCCAGCAGGCGCGGACACAGCCGGTGGAGCAGCACGGTCGCGCGGCCCAGCAGGGTCAGCGTGACCTGCGAGCGGCGGCGGTGCAGCGCGCGCGAAAGGCGCTTCGCGCACTCCTCCGCGCTCATCAGGCTACCCTCATCGAGCGGCGTCTCGCCCTGGGCGGAGCCGTCGGCGGTGAGCGCCGCGTTGCGGACGTTGGACGCGGTGTAGCCCGGGGCGAACACGAGGACGTTGAGCCCGTCCTTGAGATGCTCGATCCGGATCGTGTCCAGGAAGCCGCGGATGGCATATTTGGAGGCGCTGTAGCCGGTCCGCGCCGGCAGCGCGGAATAGCCGGCGATGGAGATGACGCCCACGACGGAGCCTTTCGCCTCCAGCAGGTACGGGAGGGCGAACTTGGTGCAGTTGACCGTGCCCCAGAAGTTGACGTCCATCAGGCGGTGGATCACCTGCAGGTCGAGGTCCTTGAACATCGCCCGCATCGAGATGCCGGCGTTGTTGACCAGGATGTCGATCCGGCCAAAACGCGCAACCGCGGCCTCTACAAGGGCGCGGCAATCATCTTCGAGGGTCACATCGCATTTGACGCAAAGGACCCGGTCCGGGGGCGCGACCGAAGGGGCCAGCGCCTCCAGCTTGTCGAGGGAGCGCGCGGCCATCACGACCCGCGCGCCCTCGCTGCCGAATTGACGGGCGGAAGCCAGTCCGATGCCCGAGCTGGCTCCCGTCACGATGATTACCTTGTCCTGCAGGGATAGATTCTTCACTTCGTTCAGAATGACAGTAAAACGTTCTGGATGAAAGTTACTGAATGGTCATCTCGGCGATGTCGTCGCCGTCGTACTGGCCGGCGTCGAGCTTGGCCTTGATCTCCTTGAATGCCTTGAGGGTGTATTCCACGTCCTCCATCGTGTGGGCGGCCGTGGAGACGATGCGGAAGATGATCATGCCCTTCGGGATCACCGGGTAGATGACCATCGAGCAGAAGATCTTGTAGTTCTCGCGCAGGTCCTTGGCCATCTTGGTGGCCTGGGCCACGCCGCCGAAGATATGGACCGGCGTCACGCAGGCCTGGGCCTCGCCGATGTCGAATCCTTCCTTCTTGAAGCCGTCCTGGATGGCGTGGGTGATCTGCCAGCACTTGGCGCGGAGCGCATCGCCCTCCGGGGAGTCGATGATCTCCATGCGCTTCATGTTGCCGATCACGAGCGGCATCGGGAGCGACTTGGCGTACATCTGCGAACGCATGTTGGCCCGCAGGTAGTTGATGATCTTGTGGGGGCCGGCGACGAAGCCGCCGATCGAAGCCATCGACTTGGCGAAGGCGCCGATGTAGAGGTCGATGTCGTCCATGCAGCCGAGCTGCTCGGAGGTGCCGCGGCCGTGCTCGCCGAGCAGGCCGAAGCCGTGCGCGTCGTCGATCAGGATGCGGAACTTGTATTTCTTCTTGAGGGCGGCGATCTGGTCCAGGATGCCGAGGGCGCCGGTCATGCCGAACACGCCTTCGGTGATCAGCAGCACGCCGCCGCCGTTCTCCTCCGCCACCTGGCAGGCGCGGGCGAGGACCTTCTCGCAGTCGGCGATGTTGTTGTGGCGGTATTTGTACTTCTCGCCGATATGCAGGCGGATGCCGTCCAGCAGGCAGGCGTGGCACTCGGCGTCATAGACGATGACGTCGTGGCGCGCCGTGAGCGCGTCGATCGTGGACACGATGCCCTGGTAGCCGAAGTTGTACAGGAAAGCGTCTTCCTTCTTCTCAAACTTGGCGAAGGTCTGCTCGAGCTGCTCGTGATAGCGGGTGTGGCCGCTCATCATGCGGGCGCCCATCGGATATGCGAGGCCCCACTTGGCCGCCGCCTCCGCGTCCGCCTTGCGGACCTCCGGGTGGTTGGCCAGGCCGAGGTAGTTGTTGAGGCTCCAGTTGAGCACCGGGGTGCCGTTGAAAATCATATGGGGGCCCAGCTCGCCTTCGAGGCGCGGATACATGTAGTAGCCGAAGCCCTGCTCGAAATACTGGCCGATGGGGCCGCCGCTGTCGCGTTCAATCCTGTCGAAAATGTCTAACATATCAGGTTCAGATTCTTCGTTTCACTCAGAATGACAGATAAGCTTTATGCGTCGATGTTGGCGTAGTGTGCGTTCTCCTCGATGAACTGCCGGCGGGGCGGGACATCGTCGCCCATCAGCATCGAGAACGTGCGCTCCGCGGCGGCGGCGTTGTCGATGGTGATCTTGCGCAGACGGCGGCGGGCCGGGTCCATGGTGGTCTCCCACAGCTGGACGTCGGACATCTCACCGAGACCTTTGTAGCGCTGCACCGTGTAGCCCTTGTCGCTGCCCTTGCCGAGGCGCTGGGCGGCCTCTTCGCGCTGCTCCTCGGTCCAGCAGTAGACCTCCTCCTTGCCCTTCTTGACCAGGTAGAGCGGCGGGGTCGCAAGGTAGACGTAGCCGTTCTTGATCAGGTCGAACATATAGCGGAAGAAGAAGGTCAGGATCAGGCAGGCGATGTGCGAACCGTCCACATCGGCATCGGTCATGATGACCACCTTGTGGTAGCGGAGTTTGCTCAGGTCCATGTGCTTCTCGCCGGTCTCGTCCTCCATCGCCACGGTCACACCGAGGGCAGTGTAGATGTTGCGGATCTCCTCGGAGTCGAAAGCGCGGTCGCCGGAGGCCTTCTCGACGTTGAGGATCTTGCCTCGGAGCGGGAGGATGGCCTGCGTCTTGCGGTCGCGGCCCTGCTTGGCCGTACCGCCTGCGGAATCACCCTCCACGAGGAAGAGCTCGCACTTCTCCGGGTCGCGCTCGGAGCAGTCCGCCAGCTTGCCGGGCATGCCGGCGCCGCCGAGGGGCGACTTGCGCTGCACCATCTCGCGCGCCTTGCGGGCGGCGGCGCGGGCCGTCGCGGCCAGCACGATCTTGTCGATGATGGTCTTGGCGAACTTGGGGTTCTCCTCCAGATAGATATCCATCGCGGCGGCGGTGGCCTGCGACACGGCGGACGTGGCCTCCGGGTTGCCGAGCTTGGTCTTGGTCTGGCCCTCGAACTGCGGCTCCGCCACCTTGACGGAGATCACGGCCGTGAGGCCCTCGCGGAAGTCCTCCGGGGCGAGGTCGCCCTTGAACTTGTCCAGGAGCTTGTTCTTCTCGGCATACTGCTTCAGGGAGCGGCTGAGGCCCATCTTGAAGCCCTGCAGGTGCGTACCGCCCTCGATCGTATGGATATTGTTGACGTAGGAGTAAATCTTCTCGGAATAGCCGTTGTTGTACTGCAGCGCGATGTCGATCGGGATGATCTTGTCGGAGTTGACACAGATCGGCTGCGGGATGATGGTCTGGGCGCCGGCGTCGAGATACTCGATGAATTCGCTCAGGCCCTTCTCGGAATAGAACATCTCGCTGCGGTAGACCTGGCGGCCGGTGGCCTTGGACTCGCCGGCGGCGTCAACCTCGAACTCGTCCACGAGCTCGCGCTCGTCGGTCAGGCGGATGTGGATGCCCTTGTTGAGGAAAGCCAACTCGCGCAGACGCGCGGCCAGGGTCTCGTAGCGGTAGACCGTGGTCTGGGTGAAGATGGTCGGGTCCGGATGGAAGGTGATGGTGGTGCCGGTGTCGGATGCCTCGCCGACGACCTCGACAGGCCCCAGGGGCTTGCCCTTGGAATAGTTCTGCTTGAAGACCTTGCCCTCGCGGTGCACTTCGGCAACCAGCGAGTCGGACAGGGCGTTGACGCAGGACACGCCCACGCCGTGCAGACCGCCGGAGACCTTGTAGCTGTTCTTGTCAAACTTGCCGCCGGCGTGGAGGACCGTCAGGACGACCTCCAGGGCGGAGCGGTGCTCCTTCTCGTGCATGCCCGTCGGGATACCGCGGCCGTTGTCCTGCACGCGGATGGAATTGCCCTCCAGGATACGGACGTCGACGGAGTCGCAGTAGCCCGCCATCGCTTCGTCGATACAGTTGTCGACCACCTCGTAGACCAGGTGGTGCAGACCGCGCTCGGAAATGTCGCCGATATACATCGAAGGGCGCTTGCGCACGGCCTCGAGGCCTTCGAGCACCTGAATACTGTTTGCGGAATACTGCTCTTCCGCGAGCTTCATATCTTCTTTTTCAATCATCTTGGATGAGTATCTCTTAAAATCCGTCAAAGGTACGAAAAATCTCGGGATTTACCTACATTTTCAGGCTCAAACCGACGGTCAGGTAAGGGCCTTTCTCCACGTATCCCGGCGCACGCTCGATCGCCATGCCCAGCAGGTTGCCCGCCTCGGCCCAGACCGTCCAGCGGTGGTCGATGCGGTATTCACCCGTCAGGCCCACGTTGGCATAGCCCGCGATCCAGGCTTCGTCCATGTTGAGGGACATCCGC
The sequence above is a segment of the Bacteroidales bacterium WCE2004 genome. Coding sequences within it:
- a CDS encoding glycine C-acetyltransferase; amino-acid sequence: MLDIFDRIERDSGGPIGQYFEQGFGYYMYPRLEGELGPHMIFNGTPVLNWSLNNYLGLANHPEVRKADAEAAAKWGLAYPMGARMMSGHTRYHEQLEQTFAKFEKKEDAFLYNFGYQGIVSTIDALTARHDVIVYDAECHACLLDGIRLHIGEKYKYRHNNIADCEKVLARACQVAEENGGGVLLITEGVFGMTGALGILDQIAALKKKYKFRILIDDAHGFGLLGEHGRGTSEQLGCMDDIDLYIGAFAKSMASIGGFVAGPHKIINYLRANMRSQMYAKSLPMPLVIGNMKRMEIIDSPEGDALRAKCWQITHAIQDGFKKEGFDIGEAQACVTPVHIFGGVAQATKMAKDLRENYKIFCSMVIYPVIPKGMIIFRIVSTAAHTMEDVEYTLKAFKEIKAKLDAGQYDGDDIAEMTIQ
- a CDS encoding Short-chain dehydrogenase, coding for MKNLSLQDKVIIVTGASSGIGLASARQFGSEGARVVMAARSLDKLEALAPSVAPPDRVLCVKCDVTLEDDCRALVEAAVARFGRIDILVNNAGISMRAMFKDLDLQVIHRLMDVNFWGTVNCTKFALPYLLEAKGSVVGVISIAGYSALPARTGYSASKYAIRGFLDTIRIEHLKDGLNVLVFAPGYTASNVRNAALTADGSAQGETPLDEGSLMSAEECAKRLSRALHRRRSQVTLTLLGRATVLLHRLCPRLLDRLTYSYIAREAGSPFK
- a CDS encoding DNA gyrase subunit B; translated protein: MIEKEDMKLAEEQYSANSIQVLEGLEAVRKRPSMYIGDISERGLHHLVYEVVDNCIDEAMAGYCDSVDVRILEGNSIRVQDNGRGIPTGMHEKEHRSALEVVLTVLHAGGKFDKNSYKVSGGLHGVGVSCVNALSDSLVAEVHREGKVFKQNYSKGKPLGPVEVVGEASDTGTTITFHPDPTIFTQTTVYRYETLAARLRELAFLNKGIHIRLTDERELVDEFEVDAAGESKATGRQVYRSEMFYSEKGLSEFIEYLDAGAQTIIPQPICVNSDKIIPIDIALQYNNGYSEKIYSYVNNIHTIEGGTHLQGFKMGLSRSLKQYAEKNKLLDKFKGDLAPEDFREGLTAVISVKVAEPQFEGQTKTKLGNPEATSAVSQATAAAMDIYLEENPKFAKTIIDKIVLAATARAAARKAREMVQRKSPLGGAGMPGKLADCSERDPEKCELFLVEGDSAGGTAKQGRDRKTQAILPLRGKILNVEKASGDRAFDSEEIRNIYTALGVTVAMEDETGEKHMDLSKLRYHKVVIMTDADVDGSHIACLILTFFFRYMFDLIKNGYVYLATPPLYLVKKGKEEVYCWTEEQREEAAQRLGKGSDKGYTVQRYKGLGEMSDVQLWETTMDPARRRLRKITIDNAAAAERTFSMLMGDDVPPRRQFIEENAHYANIDA